Proteins encoded by one window of Filimonas effusa:
- a CDS encoding efflux RND transporter permease subunit encodes MNISELSLKRPVFATVMNIFIILLGVVGYTFLAVRDYPAIDPPVINVSTSYTGANSDIIESQITEPLEKQINGIPGIRTITSSSQQGSSNITVEFNLGTDLEAAASDVRDKVSQAQRSLPQDIDAPPVVSKADANSDFILLLAVQSRTKGLMDLSDYAENVLQQQLQTIDGISSINIFGQKRYAMRLWLKPDKLNAYGVALTDIRTALNSENVELPPGKIYGNSTELTIRTLGRLTSEQQFRDLIIRQDTAGIVRLNDVATVELGPEQLDRGWKFNGVNAVGLAIIPQPGANNITIADEFYKRLKEIQDGNKEDISFNVLIDNTRNIRHSLDEVKETLLISFGLVVLVIFFFFRSWLIAIRPLIDIPISLIATFFIMYICGFTVNVLTLLGIVLATGLVVDDGIVVTENIFRKLEEGMPIRKAALEGSKEIFFAVISTSITLAIVFLPVIFLEGFVGRLFREFGVVLAAAVLISAFVSLTITPVLNVYLTRKNADHGWFYKKTEPFFQAMENGYRRWLEAFMSVRWVSWIIIVVCFGLIWFTLGHLQSEIAPLEDRSSIRFTATAAEGTSFEYMQDLTDEVANFLYDSVPERDFVFARTGGGFSSTATNTSQPRIGLIDPAERDRTQSEIAADLQKKLRRFNEARIFAVQEQTISVGSGSRSGLPVQFVLQNQDLEKLKEMIPEFLAEARKDKTFSNVDVNLKFNKPEIQLSVDRIKARDLGVSTADIVAAAQAAFSGGRMAYFIMNGFQYQVIAQVERNDRNKPGDIDKLYVRNNRGENIPLDAVIHLEESSSPATLYHFNRYKAATISASLADGKTIGDGIAAMQAIGNKLLDHTYQTALSGASRDYAESSSNIMFAVVLALVFIYLVLAAQFESFLDPFTIMFTVPLAAAGAFLSLYIFGQTLNIFSEIGMIMLIGLVTKNGILIVEFANQKREIGLPRKQAVLEAAQQRLRPILMTSLATSLGALPIALSLGAASTSRIPLGIVIVGGIVFSLILTLFVIPAVYTYISGKHKVHETHITE; translated from the coding sequence ATGAACATTTCGGAGTTATCACTCAAACGCCCGGTATTCGCTACCGTGATGAATATCTTCATCATCCTCCTGGGCGTAGTGGGTTATACATTTCTGGCTGTAAGAGATTACCCGGCCATCGATCCCCCGGTTATCAACGTATCTACCTCCTACACAGGCGCCAACTCGGATATCATCGAAAGCCAGATCACCGAACCATTGGAAAAACAGATCAATGGTATCCCCGGCATTCGTACCATCACCTCCTCAAGTCAGCAGGGTAGCAGCAATATCACCGTAGAGTTTAACCTCGGAACCGATCTCGAAGCAGCAGCAAGCGACGTCCGCGATAAGGTAAGCCAGGCACAACGCAGCCTGCCCCAGGATATCGACGCCCCACCCGTAGTCTCTAAAGCCGACGCCAACAGCGACTTCATATTATTGCTCGCAGTTCAAAGCCGCACCAAAGGTCTGATGGACCTTAGCGACTATGCCGAAAACGTCCTCCAGCAACAACTGCAAACCATCGACGGCATCAGCTCTATTAATATCTTCGGACAAAAGCGCTACGCCATGCGCTTATGGCTCAAACCCGATAAACTCAACGCCTACGGCGTAGCCCTTACCGATATCAGAACAGCGCTCAATAGCGAAAACGTAGAACTGCCCCCAGGAAAGATCTACGGCAACAGCACAGAACTTACCATCCGCACACTCGGACGCCTTACTTCAGAACAGCAGTTCAGAGACCTTATCATCCGCCAGGATACCGCAGGTATCGTTCGCCTCAACGACGTAGCAACGGTTGAACTCGGCCCCGAACAATTAGACCGTGGCTGGAAATTCAATGGCGTGAATGCAGTAGGCCTCGCCATTATACCACAGCCCGGAGCCAACAACATCACCATCGCCGACGAATTCTATAAACGCCTGAAAGAAATCCAGGACGGCAACAAAGAAGATATCTCGTTCAACGTCCTTATCGATAATACCCGCAACATCCGCCACTCTCTCGACGAAGTGAAAGAAACGCTCCTGATCTCGTTCGGCCTCGTGGTGCTCGTTATCTTCTTCTTCTTCCGTAGCTGGCTCATCGCCATCAGGCCCCTGATAGATATCCCCATATCACTCATAGCCACCTTCTTCATCATGTACATCTGCGGCTTTACCGTTAACGTGCTTACGCTCTTGGGTATAGTGCTGGCAACAGGCCTCGTGGTCGATGATGGTATCGTGGTCACGGAAAATATCTTCCGTAAGCTCGAAGAAGGTATGCCCATCCGCAAAGCAGCGCTCGAAGGAAGTAAAGAAATCTTTTTCGCAGTTATCTCAACCTCTATCACACTTGCCATCGTATTCCTGCCGGTGATCTTCCTCGAAGGTTTCGTAGGACGACTGTTCCGCGAGTTTGGTGTGGTGCTCGCAGCCGCAGTATTGATCTCGGCGTTCGTTTCGCTTACCATCACTCCCGTACTAAACGTTTATCTTACCCGTAAAAACGCCGACCATGGCTGGTTCTATAAAAAAACAGAACCCTTCTTCCAGGCAATGGAAAACGGCTACCGGCGCTGGCTCGAAGCTTTCATGAGCGTACGCTGGGTGTCCTGGATCATTATAGTGGTCTGCTTCGGCCTCATCTGGTTTACACTCGGCCACCTGCAAAGCGAAATTGCACCGCTCGAAGACCGTAGCTCCATTCGCTTCACCGCTACCGCAGCAGAAGGTACAAGCTTCGAATACATGCAGGACCTCACCGATGAAGTAGCTAACTTCTTATATGATTCCGTTCCCGAACGCGACTTCGTATTCGCAAGAACCGGAGGAGGCTTCTCTTCTACCGCTACCAATACCTCACAACCAAGGATCGGACTGATCGACCCCGCCGAACGTGACCGCACCCAAAGCGAAATAGCAGCCGACCTCCAGAAAAAACTCCGCCGCTTTAACGAAGCCCGCATCTTCGCAGTACAGGAACAAACCATCTCAGTAGGTTCAGGATCACGTTCAGGCCTGCCAGTCCAGTTTGTACTCCAGAACCAGGACCTCGAAAAACTGAAGGAAATGATCCCTGAATTCCTGGCCGAAGCACGTAAAGACAAAACTTTCTCGAACGTCGACGTTAACCTCAAATTCAATAAACCCGAGATCCAGCTTTCTGTCGACAGGATCAAAGCCCGCGACCTCGGCGTATCTACAGCCGATATTGTTGCCGCCGCACAGGCCGCATTCTCCGGCGGACGTATGGCCTATTTTATTATGAATGGCTTCCAGTACCAGGTAATAGCCCAGGTAGAACGGAACGATCGTAATAAACCCGGCGATATCGACAAACTGTACGTCCGCAACAACAGGGGCGAAAACATTCCCCTCGACGCCGTGATCCACCTCGAAGAAAGCAGCAGCCCCGCAACACTCTACCACTTTAACCGCTATAAGGCAGCTACCATCTCAGCTTCCCTTGCCGATGGTAAAACCATTGGCGACGGCATCGCAGCAATGCAGGCTATCGGTAATAAATTACTCGACCACACCTATCAAACGGCCCTCTCAGGGGCATCACGTGACTATGCCGAAAGCTCATCCAACATCATGTTCGCCGTCGTGCTGGCGCTCGTATTCATCTACCTGGTGTTGGCCGCACAGTTCGAAAGCTTCCTCGACCCGTTTACCATCATGTTCACCGTTCCGCTCGCAGCAGCAGGGGCATTCTTGAGCTTATACATCTTCGGACAAACACTCAATATCTTCTCGGAAATAGGTATGATCATGCTCATAGGCCTCGTTACCAAAAACGGTATCCTTATAGTAGAGTTTGCAAACCAGAAACGCGAAATAGGATTGCCAAGAAAACAGGCCGTACTCGAAGCCGCACAGCAACGCCTGCGTCCTATCTTAATGACAAGCCTGGCAACCTCACTGGGCGCCCTGCCTATTGCATTGAGCCTGGGTGCCGCATCTACCAGCCGTATCCCACTCGGTATCGTGATCGTAGGTGGTATCGTTTTCTCACTAATTTTGACACTTTTTGTTATCCCTGCAGTATACACATACATATCTGGAAAACACAAAGTACATGAAACTCACATAACAGAATAA
- a CDS encoding efflux RND transporter periplasmic adaptor subunit, with protein MLSSRIPAIIACSCLLGACGGKKQNPKASQNQAPIVDVIVAGYTNVTNAVEANGSVLANEFVELRPEVNGRLTYLNVQEGKYVEKGTVIARVNDADLQAQLGKIKVQLELAEKTEQRLRKLLDINGVNQADYDAALNTVNGFKADIDYTLAMIDKTVVRAPFSGTLGLRQVSPGAFVTPTTIIASMQQLNQLKVDFTIPEQYGSLVQTGGTVNVVIDGTDNARHKASVIAIEPQANALTRNLRIRALLPPVSKANPGAFVKVYVGENITQKAILVPSNVIIPSDKNKQVVLVRDGKAAFVNVQTGLRQSSFVAITKGVSQGDTIVVKGVMFATNNNPVKVRNIAQLNNLRDTVNQGQQ; from the coding sequence ATGTTATCAAGTAGAATACCTGCCATCATTGCCTGTTCCTGCCTCCTGGGTGCATGCGGCGGGAAAAAACAAAACCCTAAAGCTTCCCAGAATCAGGCACCCATTGTAGATGTTATTGTAGCCGGCTATACAAATGTCACTAATGCCGTAGAAGCCAATGGCTCCGTCCTCGCCAACGAATTCGTTGAACTGCGGCCCGAAGTAAACGGACGCCTTACCTACCTCAACGTTCAGGAAGGTAAATATGTAGAAAAAGGAACGGTCATCGCACGCGTCAATGATGCCGACTTACAGGCACAGCTGGGTAAGATCAAAGTACAGCTCGAACTGGCAGAAAAAACAGAACAGCGTTTACGCAAGCTGCTCGATATAAATGGCGTCAACCAGGCCGATTACGATGCCGCACTCAACACCGTAAATGGCTTTAAGGCCGATATCGATTATACCCTGGCTATGATCGATAAAACGGTTGTCCGCGCCCCCTTCAGCGGAACCCTCGGATTACGGCAGGTAAGCCCGGGGGCCTTCGTTACCCCCACAACCATTATCGCCTCCATGCAACAACTGAATCAGCTGAAGGTCGATTTTACCATTCCCGAACAATATGGATCCCTGGTACAAACAGGCGGTACTGTAAACGTAGTGATAGACGGTACAGATAACGCCCGCCATAAAGCCTCCGTCATTGCAATAGAACCACAGGCAAACGCCTTAACACGTAACCTCAGGATCCGCGCTTTGTTACCCCCCGTAAGTAAAGCCAACCCCGGGGCCTTCGTAAAAGTGTACGTAGGCGAGAACATTACCCAGAAAGCAATACTGGTGCCCAGCAATGTTATTATCCCAAGCGATAAAAACAAACAGGTTGTCCTGGTCCGCGATGGAAAAGCAGCCTTCGTCAATGTCCAAACAGGCCTCAGACAGTCCAGCTTCGTAGCCATCACAAAAGGCGTCAGCCAGGGCGATACCATCGTGGTTAAAGGTGTCATGTTCGCAACCAATAACAACCCCGTTAAGGTGCGCAACATTGCTCAGCTCAATAACCTCAGGGATACCGTGAACCAGGGCCAGCAATAA